Proteins from a genomic interval of Pseudomonas asplenii:
- a CDS encoding ABC transporter substrate-binding protein — protein MKTLFQGRLSRLFVTPLLAGVLGCLSLSVDAAEVKEIRIAVPDLSAGTQHSGGGVVDVLRSQQILEKAFADQGIKIQWNFFKGAGPVINEAIANGQVDFAYLGDLAAIIGKSNGLDTRLLSASARGVKQYLGVVPGSGINSLQDLKGKRVAVFRGTACQLSFDAALASQGLSEKDIKVINLDFSAAVAALAAKQVDASWGGSNLAALKAKGLAELPVTTKTLGGAGSIQSVLLGSGAFVDAHPEVVATLLKAQQQAVDWLTQDDNKQAYVELVSGLANYPQLILQQDLKDEKLSEIFPSQLDPVFLGKLQDSVDLAVQQKLIRRSFKVTDWVAPNLAAAGL, from the coding sequence ATGAAAACCCTCTTCCAAGGCCGCCTCAGCCGGCTGTTCGTTACTCCCTTGCTGGCCGGCGTGCTGGGCTGTCTGTCGCTGTCCGTTGATGCGGCCGAGGTCAAGGAGATCCGCATCGCGGTGCCTGACCTGAGCGCCGGTACTCAACACAGTGGCGGTGGTGTGGTCGATGTGCTGCGCAGTCAGCAGATCCTGGAAAAGGCCTTTGCCGACCAGGGCATCAAGATCCAATGGAATTTCTTCAAGGGCGCCGGTCCGGTGATCAACGAGGCCATTGCCAACGGCCAGGTGGATTTCGCCTACCTGGGCGACCTGGCGGCAATCATCGGCAAGTCCAATGGCCTCGATACCCGCCTGCTGAGCGCCAGTGCGCGAGGGGTCAAGCAGTACCTGGGCGTGGTACCCGGTTCGGGCATCAACTCCCTGCAGGACCTCAAGGGCAAGCGCGTGGCGGTGTTTCGTGGCACCGCCTGCCAGTTGTCCTTTGATGCCGCGTTGGCCAGCCAGGGCCTGAGCGAGAAGGACATCAAGGTCATCAACCTGGACTTCAGCGCAGCGGTGGCGGCACTGGCGGCGAAACAGGTCGATGCCTCCTGGGGCGGGTCGAACCTGGCGGCGCTGAAAGCCAAGGGCCTGGCAGAGTTGCCGGTGACCACCAAGACCCTGGGTGGGGCGGGCAGCATCCAGAGCGTGCTGCTGGGCTCGGGAGCCTTTGTCGATGCCCATCCGGAGGTGGTCGCCACGTTGCTCAAGGCGCAGCAGCAGGCGGTGGACTGGCTGACCCAGGATGACAACAAACAGGCCTACGTCGAGCTGGTGTCGGGGCTGGCGAATTATCCACAGCTGATTCTGCAGCAGGACCTCAAGGACGAGAAACTGAGCGAGATCTTCCCTTCGCAACTGGACCCGGTTTTTCTCGGCAAACTGCAGGATTCGGTGGACCTGGCGGTGCAGCAGAAACTGATTCGCCGGTCGTTCAAGGTGACGGACTGGGTGGCGCCGAATCTGGCGGCGGCGGGGTTGTGA
- a CDS encoding LysR family transcriptional regulator produces MDLRQLRYFIALNEHRSFVRAADAMGITQPAFSRSIQGLEQEFGCVLVDRGNKDLRPTPEGQVVLQHALSLVQGAALLNAEVTQMTKLDAGELRFGCGPAPAVKLVPEAVARFLNAHPKIHTRFRVDNWERLSRSLSREEIEFFIADIRHFEADPNFQTQPLRPRGGVFFCRPGHPLLAKDSLSTNDMFDYPLAATLIPPGIRKLLANLSGRTDFSPNIETEHFPALVKIVRRSNAIGLGSREAFEEDVEKGALVQLHWRNLPQNIEHLSARCGIVSRTGFRLSPAARAMIETLVTVDNQEERVAV; encoded by the coding sequence ATGGATCTTCGCCAGTTGCGTTACTTCATCGCCCTCAACGAACACCGCAGTTTTGTCCGTGCGGCGGACGCCATGGGCATCACCCAGCCGGCCTTCAGCCGCAGCATCCAGGGGCTGGAGCAGGAGTTCGGCTGCGTGCTGGTGGACCGCGGCAACAAGGACCTGCGCCCCACGCCCGAAGGCCAGGTGGTGTTACAGCACGCCCTGAGCCTGGTGCAGGGCGCGGCCTTGCTCAATGCCGAAGTGACGCAGATGACCAAGCTCGACGCCGGCGAACTGCGCTTCGGTTGCGGACCGGCACCGGCGGTGAAGCTGGTGCCGGAAGCGGTGGCCCGGTTCCTCAACGCCCACCCGAAAATCCATACCCGTTTCCGGGTGGATAACTGGGAACGACTCAGCCGCAGCCTGAGTCGCGAAGAGATCGAGTTTTTCATCGCCGACATCCGCCACTTCGAGGCCGACCCGAACTTCCAGACCCAGCCGCTGCGGCCACGCGGTGGGGTGTTCTTCTGCCGACCAGGGCATCCGCTGCTGGCCAAGGACAGCCTGTCGACCAACGACATGTTCGATTACCCGCTGGCGGCCACGCTGATTCCACCGGGCATTCGCAAGCTGCTGGCAAACCTCAGCGGACGCACGGACTTTTCGCCGAACATCGAGACCGAGCATTTTCCGGCGCTGGTGAAGATCGTGCGTCGATCCAATGCGATCGGCCTGGGCAGTCGGGAGGCGTTCGAGGAAGACGTGGAGAAGGGTGCGCTGGTGCAACTGCACTGGCGCAACCTGCCGCAGAACATCGAGCACCTGAGTGCACGCTGCGGCATCGTCAGCCGCACCGGGTTCCGCTTGTCACCGGCGGCGCGGGCAATGATCGAGACGCTAGTGACTGTGGATAACCAGGAAGAACGCGTGGCGGTCTGA
- a CDS encoding TauD/TfdA dioxygenase family protein, which yields MSNAARAVKPAVHALGIHPVAGRIGAEIRGVALSGELDASVIEAIQQALLQYKVIFFRGQTHLDDQSQEAFAQLLGEPVAHPTVPVRDGTHYLMELDGTKGQRANSWHTDVTFVDAYPKASILRSVLAPAAGGDTVWANAAAAYDELPTELRELADKLWAVHSNEYDYVGLRPNVSAQVQERYRQVFTSTVYETEHPVVRVHPISGERSLLLGHFVKRIKGYLPADSAHLFSVLQGHVTRLENTVRWRWQTGDVAIWDNRATQHYAVDDYGTQERIVRRVTLKGEVPVGVQGQRSQTIRGA from the coding sequence ATGAGCAATGCCGCACGTGCTGTAAAACCCGCTGTACACGCCCTGGGCATTCATCCGGTGGCCGGTCGGATCGGCGCCGAGATTCGTGGCGTCGCGTTGTCCGGCGAGCTGGACGCCAGCGTTATCGAGGCGATCCAGCAGGCGCTGTTGCAGTACAAGGTGATCTTCTTCCGGGGGCAGACTCACCTCGACGACCAGAGCCAGGAGGCCTTTGCCCAGTTGCTCGGCGAGCCGGTGGCGCATCCGACGGTACCGGTGCGCGATGGCACCCACTATCTGATGGAGCTGGACGGCACCAAGGGCCAGCGGGCCAACTCCTGGCATACCGACGTGACCTTCGTCGATGCCTATCCGAAAGCCTCGATCCTGCGTTCGGTGCTGGCGCCAGCTGCCGGTGGCGACACGGTGTGGGCGAACGCGGCGGCGGCCTACGACGAACTGCCGACGGAACTGCGTGAGCTGGCGGACAAGCTCTGGGCGGTGCACAGCAATGAGTACGACTACGTCGGCTTGCGGCCGAACGTCTCGGCGCAGGTGCAGGAGCGTTATCGCCAGGTGTTCACCTCGACCGTGTACGAGACCGAGCACCCGGTGGTGCGTGTGCATCCGATCAGCGGCGAGCGCAGTCTGTTGCTGGGGCACTTCGTCAAGCGCATCAAGGGCTACCTGCCGGCGGATTCGGCGCATCTGTTCAGCGTGCTGCAGGGTCACGTGACCCGCCTGGAAAACACCGTGCGCTGGCGCTGGCAGACCGGTGACGTGGCGATCTGGGACAACCGCGCGACCCAGCATTACGCGGTGGACGACTACGGCACCCAGGAACGCATCGTGCGCCGGGTGACGCTCAAGGGCGAGGTGCCGGTGGGCGTGCAGGGGCAGCGGAGCCAGACCATCCGCGGGGCTTGA
- a CDS encoding fatty acid desaturase: MEGVCASPQAANGHLLDDQQRSARIREVVLARGVELRRRYPLLNHQDAIGASILAFALAGMIVSAALYIEGYLAWWGCLLVNAFLASLTHELEHDLIHSLYFRKQRLAHNLMLALVWLARPSTINPWVRRHLHLNHHKVSGSEADMEERAITNGEPWGLARLLMVGDNLMSALIRVGRAKTWAHRRSILKRVVLVYAPLALLHWGAWYVFLGFHGANGVAALLGTSIDWSAGTLAMMRVIDMAAVVIIGPNVLRTFCLHFISSNMHYYGDVEPGNVIQQTQVLNPWWLWPLQAFCFNFGSTHGIHHFVVKDPFYIRQMTAPVAHRVMAEMGVRFNDFGTFGRANRFVRRERNRVQEVSSARV, encoded by the coding sequence ATGGAAGGTGTTTGCGCAAGTCCCCAGGCCGCGAATGGTCATCTGCTGGACGATCAGCAGCGTTCGGCGCGCATTCGTGAAGTGGTACTGGCCAGGGGCGTCGAGCTGCGTCGGCGCTACCCGCTGCTCAACCATCAGGACGCCATTGGCGCCAGCATCCTGGCCTTTGCCCTGGCCGGCATGATCGTTTCGGCGGCGCTCTATATCGAGGGTTACCTGGCTTGGTGGGGGTGCCTGCTGGTCAACGCCTTCCTCGCCTCGCTGACCCACGAGCTGGAGCACGACCTGATCCACAGCCTGTATTTCCGCAAACAACGCCTGGCGCACAACCTGATGTTGGCGCTGGTCTGGCTGGCGCGGCCGAGCACCATCAATCCGTGGGTGCGCCGCCACCTGCACCTCAACCACCACAAGGTCTCCGGCAGTGAGGCTGACATGGAGGAGCGGGCGATCACCAATGGCGAACCCTGGGGGCTGGCGCGGCTACTGATGGTCGGCGATAACCTGATGTCGGCGCTGATCCGCGTGGGCCGGGCGAAAACCTGGGCGCACCGGCGCAGCATTCTCAAGCGCGTGGTACTGGTTTATGCGCCGCTGGCCCTGCTGCACTGGGGCGCCTGGTATGTATTCCTGGGTTTCCATGGCGCCAACGGCGTCGCTGCGCTGCTGGGCACGTCGATCGACTGGTCGGCCGGGACCCTGGCGATGATGCGGGTGATCGATATGGCGGCGGTGGTGATCATAGGGCCGAACGTGCTGCGCACTTTCTGCCTGCACTTCATCAGTTCGAACATGCATTACTACGGCGATGTCGAGCCGGGCAACGTCATCCAGCAGACCCAGGTACTCAATCCTTGGTGGCTGTGGCCACTGCAGGCGTTCTGCTTCAACTTCGGCAGCACCCACGGGATTCACCATTTCGTGGTCAAGGATCCGTTCTATATCCGCCAGATGACCGCGCCGGTGGCGCACAGGGTGATGGCCGAGATGGGTGTGCGCTTCAATGATTTCGGCACGTTCGGCCGGGCGAACCGCTTTGTTCGGCGCGAGCGCAACCGTGTCCAAGAGGTGAGCAGCGCTCGAGTCTGA
- a CDS encoding ABC transporter ATP-binding protein, translating to MNAPLVSFNQVGKSFDVDGAELQAIDNFSLDIAEGEFVAIVGSSGCGKSTLLRLLIGLDTTFQGEIRVDGRAIDGIGSERGIVFQEHRLFPWLTVEENIGLGLVNETLGNNERQQRIKDFIQLVGLTDFARAYPHQLSGGMAQRVAIARGLVTSPRILLLDEPFGALDALTRQQMQDELLAIRERAQITTLLVTHDVDEAIFLADRVVVMEPRPGRIKQVVEIALPHPRQRSGFDFHRLREELLHELTSDDHYQPPLPEQIRDLPLTFIAC from the coding sequence ATGAACGCACCACTGGTCAGCTTCAACCAGGTCGGCAAGTCCTTCGACGTCGACGGCGCCGAACTGCAGGCCATCGACAATTTCAGCCTGGACATCGCCGAAGGCGAATTCGTCGCCATCGTCGGTTCCAGCGGTTGCGGCAAGTCGACCCTGCTGCGCCTTCTGATCGGCCTGGACACCACCTTTCAGGGCGAGATCCGCGTCGACGGCCGGGCCATCGACGGCATCGGCAGCGAGCGCGGCATCGTGTTTCAGGAGCACCGGCTGTTTCCCTGGCTGACGGTCGAGGAAAACATCGGCCTGGGCCTGGTCAACGAGACACTGGGCAATAACGAACGCCAGCAGCGCATCAAGGATTTCATTCAGTTGGTAGGGCTCACCGACTTTGCCCGTGCCTACCCGCACCAGCTCTCCGGTGGCATGGCCCAGCGCGTGGCGATTGCCCGGGGGCTGGTGACCAGCCCGCGCATCCTGCTGCTGGACGAACCGTTCGGCGCCCTCGATGCGCTGACTCGCCAACAGATGCAGGACGAACTGCTGGCGATCCGCGAGCGCGCACAGATCACCACGTTGCTGGTCACCCACGATGTCGACGAAGCGATTTTTCTCGCCGACCGGGTGGTGGTGATGGAGCCGCGCCCCGGGCGGATCAAGCAGGTGGTCGAGATCGCCCTGCCCCATCCACGCCAGCGCAGTGGCTTCGACTTCCACCGCTTGCGCGAGGAACTGCTGCACGAACTCACCAGCGACGATCACTACCAGCCGCCGCTGCCCGAACAGATCCGCGACCTGCCCCTGACCTTCATCGCCTGCTGA